A single region of the Halobacterium wangiae genome encodes:
- a CDS encoding carbohydrate ABC transporter permease, which translates to MNFGTSNSQRSFTDQALTFLTYGLGIGIAVLCVLPFLYMLSVVFRPSDQLWTVQLIPSSLTLTTLETSFSRVGDLLWNSVLISSGTMLVSLIIVIPSAYVFGRLDFKGKSTMFYLVLLIIMFPFVLLIIPIAESWFTLGLYNTVPGMWIAYQIFVAPFAIWVLRDYFAKLPLNLEESARIYGCTQFSAFRRVILPLAMPAIIAVAFLSFLVAWNDFLMGSMLTDGTGPRPAVVGLYLTIHGTSASVPWGLIMGETLIIGTPPTVLYLLARKSLSESFEVSE; encoded by the coding sequence ATGAACTTCGGCACCAGCAACTCCCAGCGGTCGTTCACCGACCAGGCGCTCACGTTCCTCACCTACGGGCTCGGGATAGGCATCGCGGTGCTGTGCGTGCTGCCGTTCCTCTACATGCTGTCGGTGGTCTTCCGACCGTCGGACCAGCTCTGGACCGTCCAGCTCATCCCGTCGTCGCTGACGCTTACGACGCTGGAGACGTCCTTCAGTCGTGTCGGGGACCTCCTGTGGAACAGCGTGCTAATCTCCTCGGGAACGATGCTCGTCTCCCTGATCATCGTCATCCCCAGCGCCTACGTCTTCGGGCGGCTGGACTTCAAGGGGAAGTCCACGATGTTCTACCTCGTGTTGCTGATCATCATGTTCCCCTTCGTCCTGCTAATCATCCCGATCGCGGAGAGCTGGTTCACCCTGGGGCTGTACAACACCGTCCCCGGCATGTGGATCGCGTACCAGATCTTCGTCGCCCCGTTCGCCATCTGGGTGCTCAGGGACTACTTCGCAAAGCTCCCCCTCAACCTGGAGGAGTCGGCGCGCATCTACGGCTGCACGCAGTTCAGCGCGTTCCGACGTGTCATCCTGCCGCTAGCCATGCCCGCGATCATCGCCGTCGCGTTCCTGTCGTTCCTGGTCGCGTGGAACGACTTCCTCATGGGCAGCATGCTGACCGACGGCACCGGCCCGCGGCCCGCCGTGGTTGGCCTCTACCTGACGATCCACGGAACCTCGGCGTCAGTCCCGTGGGGACTGATCATGGGCGAGACGCTCATCATCGGGACTCCGCCGACCGTGCTGTACCTCCTGGCGCGCAAGTCCCTCTCCGAGTCGTTCGAGGTCTCCGAGTAG
- a CDS encoding carbohydrate ABC transporter permease yields the protein MSSIDYRKRLPDLGFVPDSVEDRLAYIFLAPLMVFLIFIVWVPFLQGIWMSLHNWPLGFTAPTFVGLENYSNLLTSERFYVSLKATVIYGFATVIQLGLALTAALIVNKIKFKSLFSGMYLLPYTMPPVATGTLWVFLLKPNLGPVFTLLTDWGILQNPIYWSTKGDMALLVVTLVNAWTFWPFMFLILFATLVSIPDEYYESARVYGASRWQTFRHVTLPQLKTSIFVVVTLRLVWNLTKVSQPLQMTGGGPGYQTSPLSLLLYRSAFSDGNLGEAFAVGIIFLLLVLAFIVLFIRYFEKSEGDQL from the coding sequence ATGAGCTCAATAGATTACAGGAAACGACTACCAGATCTCGGCTTCGTACCCGACTCGGTCGAAGACCGCCTGGCGTACATCTTCCTAGCACCGCTGATGGTGTTCCTGATCTTCATCGTCTGGGTCCCGTTCCTGCAGGGGATCTGGATGAGTCTGCACAACTGGCCGCTCGGGTTCACCGCACCCACCTTCGTCGGGCTAGAGAACTACTCTAACCTGTTGACGTCGGAGCGATTCTACGTTTCGTTGAAGGCGACAGTCATCTACGGCTTCGCGACAGTGATTCAGCTGGGACTGGCGCTGACTGCGGCGCTGATCGTCAACAAGATCAAGTTCAAGAGCCTGTTCAGCGGGATGTACCTGCTCCCGTACACGATGCCACCGGTCGCAACGGGGACGTTGTGGGTGTTCCTGCTGAAGCCGAATCTCGGCCCGGTCTTCACCCTCCTCACCGACTGGGGGATTCTGCAGAACCCCATCTACTGGAGCACGAAGGGGGACATGGCGCTGCTGGTCGTCACGCTCGTCAACGCGTGGACGTTCTGGCCGTTCATGTTCCTCATCCTGTTCGCGACGCTGGTGAGCATCCCGGACGAGTACTACGAGAGTGCTCGCGTCTACGGCGCGAGCAGGTGGCAGACCTTCCGGCACGTGACTCTCCCGCAGCTGAAGACGTCCATCTTCGTGGTGGTCACGCTCCGTCTGGTCTGGAACCTGACGAAGGTTTCCCAGCCACTGCAGATGACTGGTGGGGGGCCCGGCTACCAGACCTCCCCGCTCTCGTTGCTCCTCTACCGGTCGGCGTTCAGCGACGGTAACCTCGGCGAGGCGTTCGCCGTGGGTATCATCTTCCTGCTGCTGGTGCTCGCGTTCATCGTCCTGTTCATCAGGTACTTCGAGAAGTCGGAGGGTGACCAGCTATGA
- a CDS encoding ABC transporter substrate-binding protein, whose product MLEDSKRHPKRRDYLKAAGGTIAATGLAGCFGLGGGGSGKTTIKYWDTFNVQSQSARETVENLVSRFEDEHDVNVELNLSGFGQMAGSEWITRFEEGEYPVIFTGDQIVAGRFEEGGYIEPFENWSDQMSSNVQNGLQWMLDGPVNEATAWMSNHPNIERNTYTFPVGLVPQDPVQVRADHMREAGLDPDSDFPPKDYDHLVEIATTLQEDGPGDYGFQLHGHPFDWYTFIEPYTNALGADKGEAGYFAEDYRSVNYDTETWKQVVADTIALYREHEVSGPQTPSIPDEDTVPLLTQGQVSMSPIEPMNYPTYHDTAPELMEAGDIRYGSLWSEPSGVNNAMLTYGLAITSKPDGVSEEKWQTKQELAVKLAEMWFEEQVQTSLFQDTGFVPVRRDLWDQNAEQLPYNDASKAFETLTRMVGEESRGVHTSHPTYLSASSDMGSLMGQGYNGELTPEEVCTRGAEAGNSVLDDYWSART is encoded by the coding sequence ATGCTGGAAGACAGCAAGCGCCACCCGAAGAGACGGGACTACCTGAAAGCTGCTGGTGGAACAATCGCCGCAACTGGACTCGCGGGCTGTTTCGGTCTGGGTGGTGGCGGCTCGGGCAAGACCACCATCAAGTACTGGGACACGTTCAACGTCCAGTCACAGTCCGCCAGGGAGACGGTGGAGAACCTCGTCTCGCGGTTCGAGGACGAACACGACGTCAACGTCGAACTGAACCTCTCCGGGTTCGGCCAGATGGCCGGTTCGGAGTGGATCACGCGGTTCGAGGAGGGCGAGTACCCGGTCATCTTCACCGGCGACCAGATCGTCGCCGGTCGCTTCGAGGAGGGCGGCTACATCGAGCCCTTCGAGAACTGGAGCGACCAGATGAGCAGTAACGTCCAGAACGGACTCCAGTGGATGCTCGACGGGCCCGTCAACGAGGCGACCGCATGGATGTCCAACCACCCGAACATCGAACGGAACACGTACACGTTCCCGGTCGGCCTCGTCCCACAGGACCCCGTCCAGGTCCGCGCCGACCACATGCGGGAAGCCGGACTCGACCCCGACTCGGACTTCCCGCCGAAGGACTACGACCACCTCGTGGAGATCGCGACGACGCTCCAGGAGGACGGTCCCGGCGACTACGGGTTCCAACTCCACGGCCACCCGTTCGACTGGTACACCTTCATCGAGCCGTACACCAACGCGCTGGGTGCGGACAAGGGCGAGGCCGGCTACTTTGCAGAGGACTACCGCTCGGTGAACTACGACACGGAGACCTGGAAGCAGGTCGTGGCCGACACCATCGCGCTGTACCGGGAACACGAGGTTTCCGGGCCACAGACGCCGTCGATCCCCGACGAGGACACGGTCCCGCTTCTGACCCAGGGGCAGGTGAGCATGAGCCCCATCGAGCCGATGAACTACCCGACCTACCACGACACCGCCCCGGAGCTCATGGAGGCCGGCGACATCCGGTACGGCTCGCTGTGGAGCGAGCCCTCCGGCGTGAACAACGCGATGCTCACGTACGGGCTCGCGATCACCTCGAAGCCCGACGGCGTCAGCGAAGAGAAGTGGCAGACGAAACAGGAGCTGGCCGTGAAGCTCGCAGAGATGTGGTTCGAGGAGCAGGTCCAGACGTCGCTGTTCCAGGACACCGGGTTCGTCCCAGTGCGCCGCGACCTCTGGGACCAGAACGCCGAACAGCTCCCGTACAACGACGCGTCGAAGGCCTTCGAGACGCTCACCAGAATGGTCGGCGAGGAATCCCGGGGTGTCCACACCTCGCACCCGACGTACCTCTCCGCGTCCTCTGACATGGGTTCGCTCATGGGGCAGGGGTACAACGGCGAGTTGACCCCCGAAGAGGTCTGTACGAGGGGCGCCGAGGCCGGTAACTCCGTGCTCGACGACTACTGGTCCGCGAGAACGTAA
- a CDS encoding class I adenylate-forming enzyme family protein, protein MHDESAWARNLGTLHDDRAAIAPDSTALVVPESEETVTYGELADAIARAGNAVRELGVERGDRVALCFENGPELVAVFFGAMRAGFVPVPVNVRSSVETVRHVVADSGSRVVVAGRDDNARSVAADAASECESVAVLGTYGGSEGVDGVRTVDFEARVDEVSPTLDPVEVAFDDPALQPYSSGSTGVPKGIVLSHGGAYWNARRFAQVNLMDEQDVTLTATPLYHKNAMLNLKTTLLGGGTVVVMRSFDAAAAIAAIDAHDVTYLTGVPAIYHYLVEAEDALEVHDVSSVEVGSTGSDAVSGSLYDEFESVFGAPLTEGYGLTEGGPMITMTPRWGPKRHGSAGIPLPEVDARVVDPETGEELPPGESGELLVASPGVARYHDLPEVSAERFEERDGKRFLHTGDVMWRDEDDYHYVVGRLDDMLIVGGENIYPVTVEERLERHEAVSEAVVVPVPHRVKGEVPVAFVVPDGEVTEAELKQFAIEHGPAAAHPRHVFFVEEYPLTGTEKVARARLQARAEDRLGTLPEDTRDD, encoded by the coding sequence ATGCACGACGAGTCAGCGTGGGCCCGCAACCTCGGAACGTTACACGACGACCGCGCCGCTATCGCACCCGATAGTACGGCACTCGTCGTTCCCGAGTCCGAGGAGACGGTGACGTACGGCGAACTCGCCGACGCCATCGCTCGTGCTGGGAACGCGGTCCGCGAACTCGGCGTCGAGCGGGGTGACCGCGTCGCGCTCTGCTTCGAGAACGGGCCGGAACTCGTCGCGGTGTTCTTCGGGGCGATGCGGGCCGGCTTCGTGCCGGTCCCCGTCAACGTGCGATCGTCCGTGGAGACCGTCCGCCACGTCGTCGCCGATAGCGGGTCGCGGGTTGTGGTGGCGGGCAGGGACGACAACGCCCGGTCGGTCGCTGCCGACGCTGCGAGCGAGTGTGAGAGCGTGGCGGTGTTGGGGACGTACGGCGGGAGCGAGGGCGTCGACGGCGTCCGAACCGTCGATTTCGAGGCGCGCGTGGACGAGGTGTCACCGACGCTCGACCCCGTGGAGGTGGCGTTCGACGACCCGGCCCTCCAGCCGTACTCGAGCGGTTCGACCGGCGTCCCGAAGGGGATCGTGCTCTCGCACGGCGGCGCGTACTGGAACGCCAGGCGGTTCGCGCAGGTGAACCTCATGGACGAGCAGGACGTCACGCTCACCGCGACGCCGCTGTACCACAAGAACGCGATGCTGAACCTGAAGACCACGCTGCTCGGCGGCGGCACCGTCGTCGTGATGCGGTCGTTCGACGCCGCGGCGGCCATAGCGGCCATCGACGCGCACGACGTCACGTACCTCACGGGCGTCCCCGCAATCTACCACTACCTCGTCGAGGCGGAGGACGCGCTCGAGGTACACGACGTGTCCTCCGTCGAGGTCGGCAGCACAGGGAGTGATGCCGTTTCGGGCAGCCTCTACGACGAGTTCGAGTCGGTGTTCGGTGCACCCCTCACCGAGGGGTACGGGTTGACCGAGGGCGGCCCCATGATAACGATGACCCCTCGGTGGGGGCCGAAGAGACACGGGAGCGCGGGCATCCCGCTCCCGGAGGTCGACGCCAGGGTCGTCGACCCCGAGACCGGCGAGGAGCTGCCGCCCGGCGAGTCTGGCGAGTTGCTCGTCGCGAGCCCCGGGGTGGCCCGATACCACGACCTCCCGGAGGTGAGCGCCGAACGCTTCGAGGAGCGCGACGGGAAGCGGTTCCTCCACACTGGCGACGTGATGTGGCGCGACGAGGACGACTACCACTACGTCGTCGGCCGCCTGGACGACATGCTCATCGTCGGCGGCGAGAACATCTACCCGGTGACCGTAGAGGAACGGCTGGAGCGCCACGAGGCAGTCTCCGAAGCGGTCGTCGTTCCGGTCCCCCACCGTGTGAAGGGCGAGGTGCCGGTAGCGTTCGTCGTCCCCGACGGTGAGGTGACCGAGGCGGAGCTGAAGCAGTTCGCCATCGAACATGGACCGGCGGCGGCCCACCCGCGGCACGTCTTCTTCGTCGAGGAGTACCCGCTGACGGGAACGGAGAAGGTAGCTCGCGCGAGACTCCAGGCGCGAGCCGAGGACCGCCTGGGAACCCTCCCGGAGGACACCAGAGATGACTGA
- a CDS encoding enoyl-CoA hydratase/isomerase family protein — MRGITTDRTDDGVRTIALDRPEKLNALDAATLRNLASAVADADEQVVVVEGRGRAFCAGADLEEAGEEGEDIDAYQDVTRAVRRHSGVVVGKLHGHVIGGGLELALAFDLRYAAADTTFQFPEVTLGAVVSNGATRLLPLVVGDGFAREMVLTGRPVDAEEALDHGLVAAVHSAEDLDEAVADVARRIADNPAVGVALNKRGLNRAFPVENALAVERDLHREHEARGASVDTSLD; from the coding sequence ATGCGCGGAATCACGACAGATCGAACTGACGACGGTGTGCGCACCATCGCGCTCGACCGACCTGAGAAACTGAACGCGCTCGACGCCGCGACGCTGCGGAATCTCGCGTCCGCGGTCGCGGACGCCGACGAACAGGTGGTCGTCGTGGAAGGCCGTGGTCGCGCGTTTTGCGCGGGGGCTGACCTCGAGGAGGCGGGTGAAGAGGGCGAGGACATCGATGCCTACCAGGATGTGACGCGGGCCGTGCGGCGTCATTCGGGCGTCGTCGTCGGGAAACTCCACGGCCACGTCATCGGCGGCGGCCTCGAACTGGCGCTCGCGTTCGACCTCCGGTACGCCGCCGCGGACACGACGTTCCAGTTCCCGGAGGTCACCCTCGGCGCAGTGGTGTCGAACGGCGCGACGCGGCTCCTCCCGCTCGTCGTCGGCGACGGGTTCGCCCGCGAGATGGTGCTCACTGGCCGGCCGGTCGACGCCGAGGAGGCCCTCGACCACGGACTCGTGGCCGCAGTCCACTCTGCGGAAGACTTGGACGAGGCCGTCGCGGACGTCGCTCGGCGGATCGCCGACAACCCCGCCGTGGGCGTGGCGTTGAACAAGCGCGGCCTGAACCGGGCGTTCCCGGTCGAGAACGCGCTGGCGGTAGAGCGTGACCTCCACCGCGAGCACGAGGCGCGGGGCGCTAGCGTGGACACCAGCCTCGACTGA
- a CDS encoding MaoC family dehydratase, giving the protein MSTHTQRSGDRYFEDVELGEERTVADARTITETDIVNYAGVSGDFGDIHVSEEAAKETGFGQRIAPGNMVHAIAETIGIDWAVEAFSYGHDNIRFVNPVFIGDTITVHTEVVAVEDYDDEFGRVVNKYTVTNQRDETVLVDEHILLVKRRNAGE; this is encoded by the coding sequence ATGAGCACGCACACCCAGCGTAGCGGCGACCGCTACTTCGAAGACGTCGAACTGGGGGAGGAGCGGACCGTTGCGGACGCGCGGACCATCACTGAGACGGACATCGTGAACTACGCCGGCGTCAGTGGGGACTTCGGCGACATCCACGTCAGCGAGGAAGCGGCGAAGGAGACGGGGTTCGGGCAGCGGATTGCCCCCGGCAACATGGTCCACGCCATCGCGGAGACCATCGGCATCGACTGGGCGGTGGAGGCGTTCAGCTACGGGCACGACAACATCCGGTTCGTGAACCCGGTGTTCATCGGCGACACCATCACCGTTCACACCGAGGTCGTGGCGGTCGAGGACTACGACGACGAGTTCGGCCGGGTCGTGAACAAGTACACAGTGACGAACCAGCGCGACGAGACCGTACTCGTAGACGAGCACATCCTGCTCGTGAAGCGACGGAACGCGGGTGAGTAG
- a CDS encoding aldo/keto reductase, with translation MEYTTLGDTGMTVSRICLGCMSFGTGREWTLDEAESREIIERAIDLGVNFFDTANVYSNGESERILGNVLADYDRDEQVVATKVFGDMNPDDPNASGVSRKAIEQELDASLERLGMEAVDLYQTHRWDYDTPIEQTLAALDDAVRRGKVRYIGTSSQWARQFAEALHTSDLLGYERFVTMQNHYNLVYREEEREMLPLCEREGIGVMPWSPLARGYLTRPDEDVEATKRGDTDDYRREQSYQEGGGAEVNERVQELAAEKDVEMAQISLAWLFHKEWVDAPIVGTTSVKHLEDAVEALDIDLSDADIDYLEEPYQPVRVSGHE, from the coding sequence ATGGAGTACACGACGCTGGGCGACACCGGCATGACAGTCAGCCGCATCTGCCTGGGCTGCATGAGCTTCGGCACGGGCCGGGAGTGGACGCTCGACGAGGCGGAGTCCCGGGAGATCATCGAGCGCGCCATCGACCTCGGCGTGAACTTCTTCGACACCGCGAACGTCTACTCGAACGGCGAGTCCGAGCGCATTCTCGGGAACGTGCTCGCGGACTACGACCGCGACGAGCAGGTCGTCGCGACGAAGGTGTTCGGCGACATGAACCCCGACGACCCGAACGCGAGCGGGGTGTCCCGGAAGGCTATCGAGCAGGAGCTCGACGCTTCGCTGGAGCGTCTCGGGATGGAGGCGGTCGACCTCTATCAGACCCACCGCTGGGACTACGACACGCCGATCGAGCAGACGCTCGCGGCGCTCGACGACGCCGTCCGCCGGGGAAAGGTGCGCTACATCGGGACGTCCTCGCAGTGGGCCCGCCAGTTCGCCGAAGCGCTGCACACCAGTGACCTGCTGGGTTACGAGCGCTTCGTCACGATGCAGAACCACTACAACCTCGTCTACCGCGAGGAAGAGCGAGAGATGCTGCCGCTGTGTGAGCGCGAGGGAATCGGCGTGATGCCGTGGTCGCCGCTCGCCCGCGGCTACCTCACCCGCCCCGACGAGGACGTCGAGGCCACCAAACGCGGAGACACCGACGACTACCGCCGCGAGCAATCGTACCAGGAGGGCGGCGGCGCCGAGGTCAACGAGCGGGTCCAGGAACTCGCTGCGGAGAAGGACGTGGAGATGGCCCAGATCTCTCTGGCGTGGCTGTTCCACAAGGAGTGGGTCGACGCGCCCATCGTCGGCACCACGAGCGTCAAACACCTCGAGGACGCCGTCGAAGCGCTGGACATCGACCTCTCGGACGCCGACATCGACTATCTCGAAGAACCCTACCAGCCCGTGCGCGTCTCCGGGCACGAGTAG
- a CDS encoding MFS transporter — translation MTWSYQRTLLGLTMTAFFGTYVARIVISPLIPDIMVAFDVSKSAVGSVLTGMWAAYAVMQFPSGILGEKYGERTIIVASLLLTGVGSLLLAAAPSFLAFALFGVFIGVGAGLYFPAAATLLTNRFENVGQALGFHNMGAPLAGLLAPVAAVFVAAQFGWRAAITLGAVVAFPVAALYASRIQSSDPEHPNLDIADQFNVRSNVALLVRPSVGFTTTLAFLGVFVIQAIQSFFPTFLVEYAGTTQAYASVAFAVLFALQGITLPLVGRASDRFGRDRTVRACYVLGTAGLALFLTGDTTIHIVAVPLLSLGFSWPPAIQARFMDALRDDEQGVGFGLVRTVYMLLAALGSVVTGALATFFGWQVAYGALAVIFAALAALLTLNRVLGWDA, via the coding sequence GTGACCTGGTCCTACCAGCGTACGCTGCTCGGGCTGACGATGACCGCGTTCTTCGGGACGTACGTAGCACGCATCGTCATCAGTCCGCTCATCCCCGACATCATGGTCGCCTTCGACGTCTCGAAGAGCGCCGTCGGTTCCGTGCTCACGGGGATGTGGGCGGCGTACGCAGTCATGCAGTTCCCGAGCGGCATCCTCGGCGAGAAGTACGGCGAGCGCACGATAATCGTCGCCTCGTTACTGCTGACAGGCGTCGGGAGCCTACTGCTGGCGGCCGCGCCCTCGTTCCTCGCGTTCGCGCTGTTCGGCGTTTTCATCGGCGTCGGTGCGGGCCTCTACTTCCCGGCTGCCGCCACCCTGCTCACCAACCGCTTCGAGAACGTCGGACAAGCGCTCGGGTTCCACAACATGGGCGCGCCCCTCGCAGGCCTCCTCGCACCAGTCGCCGCAGTGTTCGTCGCGGCACAGTTCGGCTGGCGGGCGGCCATCACGCTCGGCGCAGTCGTTGCGTTCCCGGTGGCAGCCCTGTACGCGTCACGCATCCAGTCGTCTGATCCGGAACATCCCAACCTGGACATCGCCGACCAGTTCAACGTGCGGTCGAACGTCGCGCTCCTCGTCCGGCCGAGCGTCGGGTTCACGACGACGCTGGCGTTCCTCGGCGTGTTCGTCATCCAGGCGATCCAGTCCTTCTTTCCCACGTTCCTCGTGGAGTACGCAGGCACTACGCAGGCGTACGCCAGCGTCGCGTTCGCAGTGCTGTTCGCGCTCCAGGGAATCACGCTCCCGCTGGTGGGCCGCGCGTCAGACCGCTTTGGCCGCGATCGCACTGTCCGGGCGTGCTACGTGCTCGGGACGGCCGGACTCGCACTCTTCCTGACCGGCGACACGACGATCCACATCGTCGCCGTCCCCCTGCTCTCACTGGGATTCAGTTGGCCGCCAGCCATCCAGGCACGGTTCATGGACGCGCTCCGCGACGACGAGCAGGGCGTCGGCTTCGGGCTGGTCCGCACGGTGTACATGCTGCTCGCGGCGCTCGGGAGTGTCGTCACGGGCGCGCTCGCGACGTTCTTCGGCTGGCAGGTGGCGTATGGCGCGCTCGCAGTTATCTTCGCGGCGCTCGCCGCGTTGTTGACCCTGAATCGCGTCCTCGGCTGGGACGCGTGA
- a CDS encoding acyl-CoA dehydrogenase family protein, producing the protein MTDTTSSATPGGMDFSESSELGLVKSQIDRFIEREVRPLESEYDQFLGERGVENRLNEKGYLVDDYLDVRDQIRRRSAEAGFLTMHMPESVGGGGLSLLEYLMVLEHVNSYHPEGFHEMLLETLLTPALLPMHEDDHLRERYFEPMMNADITVTIGMSEPDHGSDITYLDTTAEKDGDEWVVDGTKCWITNSTFADAIIVFARTDGEDGDAHGISAFVVDEDNPGWERGKAQRPMGDEDAGRIAFNHFEGCRVPEERMVGERGRGLVDVAMGSVGYFRLSVPARAVGHAQWMFEECVDYAESRETFGKPIGTRQFVKGMLAEMRADIEQVRWLYRHAAWQYDRGEGERWEQSAAKLRGAQLWNDAADRAVQIHGGAGYVRSLPFEAEYRNARVTRIYDGTDEIQKVTIADQFLDL; encoded by the coding sequence ATGACCGATACGACATCCTCAGCGACCCCGGGCGGCATGGACTTCTCCGAGTCCTCGGAACTCGGCCTCGTGAAGAGCCAGATCGACCGGTTCATCGAAAGAGAGGTCCGACCGCTCGAGTCCGAGTACGACCAGTTCCTCGGCGAACGCGGTGTGGAGAACCGACTGAACGAGAAGGGGTACCTCGTCGACGACTACCTCGACGTCCGGGACCAGATACGCCGACGGTCCGCGGAAGCCGGGTTCCTCACGATGCACATGCCCGAGTCCGTCGGTGGCGGCGGGTTGAGCCTCCTGGAGTACCTGATGGTGCTCGAGCACGTCAACAGCTACCACCCGGAGGGGTTCCACGAGATGCTGCTGGAGACGCTCCTGACGCCCGCCCTCCTCCCGATGCACGAGGACGACCACCTCCGGGAGCGCTACTTCGAGCCGATGATGAACGCCGACATCACCGTCACCATCGGGATGTCCGAACCCGACCACGGCAGCGACATCACGTACCTCGACACGACCGCCGAGAAGGACGGCGACGAGTGGGTCGTCGACGGCACGAAGTGCTGGATCACGAACTCCACGTTCGCGGACGCCATCATCGTGTTCGCGCGCACTGACGGCGAGGACGGCGACGCCCACGGCATCTCCGCGTTCGTCGTCGACGAGGACAACCCCGGCTGGGAGCGGGGAAAAGCCCAGCGCCCCATGGGCGACGAGGACGCCGGCCGCATCGCCTTCAACCACTTCGAGGGGTGTCGGGTCCCCGAGGAGCGCATGGTCGGCGAGCGTGGGCGCGGCCTCGTAGACGTCGCGATGGGATCAGTCGGCTACTTCCGCCTGAGCGTCCCGGCGCGAGCAGTCGGGCACGCGCAGTGGATGTTCGAGGAGTGCGTCGACTACGCGGAGAGCCGCGAGACGTTCGGGAAACCCATCGGCACCCGCCAGTTCGTGAAGGGCATGCTCGCGGAGATGCGGGCGGACATCGAGCAGGTCCGGTGGCTCTACCGCCACGCCGCCTGGCAGTACGACCGCGGCGAGGGCGAGCGCTGGGAACAGAGCGCCGCGAAACTCCGCGGCGCGCAACTCTGGAACGACGCCGCCGACAGGGCGGTCCAGATCCACGGCGGCGCGGGCTACGTGCGCTCGCTGCCCTTCGAAGCCGAGTACCGGAACGCCCGGGTCACGCGCATTTACGACGGCACCGACGAGATCCAGAAGGTCACCATCGCCGACCAGTTCCTCGACCTGTAA
- a CDS encoding cupin domain-containing protein gives MEFVDFTEAETYEPEAGWQRVSLAGSDEFTFEWFEKPAGHSSPMHHHENEQVCVVLEGEMVVHTEDDSVTLGEYDSVWLASDEPHRVENQSDERAVGLDVFAPGRGFDYWTDREE, from the coding sequence ATGGAATTCGTAGACTTCACAGAAGCAGAAACGTACGAACCGGAAGCGGGCTGGCAGCGCGTCTCGCTGGCGGGCAGCGACGAGTTCACCTTCGAGTGGTTCGAGAAACCGGCCGGACACTCCTCGCCGATGCACCACCACGAGAACGAACAGGTGTGCGTCGTCCTCGAGGGCGAGATGGTCGTCCACACCGAGGACGACTCCGTCACCCTCGGCGAGTACGACTCCGTCTGGCTGGCGTCCGACGAACCCCACCGCGTCGAGAACCAGAGCGACGAGCGCGCGGTCGGCCTCGACGTGTTCGCGCCGGGCCGCGGGTTCGACTACTGGACCGACCGCGAAGAGTAG
- a CDS encoding VOC family protein: MVGSGDHYGVVVGDMDASLAFYRDTLGMELVDRFEQESEAFDRAVGVADARVELAFLDADGYVVELIDYQRPSGDDANADVESNDVGAAHFCLAVDDADATYERLREDVRFLSAPQELDNGVKLAFMEDPDGNLVELLEE; encoded by the coding sequence ATGGTTGGATCAGGAGATCACTATGGCGTCGTCGTCGGCGACATGGACGCGTCGCTGGCGTTCTACCGCGACACGCTCGGGATGGAACTCGTCGATCGGTTCGAACAGGAGAGTGAGGCGTTCGACCGCGCGGTCGGGGTAGCGGACGCGCGCGTCGAGCTCGCGTTCCTCGACGCCGACGGCTACGTGGTCGAACTCATCGACTACCAGCGCCCGTCAGGGGACGACGCGAACGCGGACGTCGAGAGCAACGACGTGGGCGCGGCACACTTCTGTCTCGCGGTGGACGACGCCGACGCGACCTACGAACGCCTGCGGGAGGACGTCCGATTCCTGAGCGCGCCACAGGAACTGGACAACGGCGTGAAACTCGCGTTCATGGAGGACCCCGACGGGAACCTCGTCGAACTGCTGGAGGAGTGA